From Syngnathoides biaculeatus isolate LvHL_M chromosome 12, ASM1980259v1, whole genome shotgun sequence:
attttaaaacatttaataagAAACACCTCTAATGTTTTTAATCtattttaatccatttttaaatattctttctCATCTTATTTTGATAAATATTGATTAAGTCCCTCCCGAAGCACCCCCGGCACCAAATCCCACCGAAGCAACATCATCGTGAGCTAACAACGCTAAGGAATGTCCGTTAGCAGCGCGGCTAACGGAGCGCGACGGGCGGCGTCCCGGCGGCTGCGGCGCCGCCCGTGTCGTCGCCCGGTGTTGGGTTTCCTTCGGCGTGTTGGGGACGCACCGTAACACAGACTCGTTTCTATTTCCCCCTGATGAGAGTTGACTGGAAACCATGAGGCAATGCTTACAAAACGTTGCTCTAATTGCGCAATCGCATAAACAAATCTCGAAAGCGTGCTGGCCTGAATTTCTCGTTCAAAATCCGAACCCTGGACTAGAACTTGACGTTGACACCCTCACTGTGGCTTGTGACCCCAATTTGAAACACAAACCTTTGTCTGGAACCCTAATCCAAGTTTTAAaagctaaaatttgaaattcctACAATTATTTGGCCTCCTAAtcctggtttgaaaccctagaccaggggtggggaacctgtggctcgcgagccatacctggctctttcgGCGGACGCTTctggctcgcggagccctcataatgacatacatgtgatttctgtcgttcAGAAAAgttttgtcctagtggggttgccgtagttcgGTGTGGGAGGCAGTTTGTCttcgtggggttgccgtagtttttgcgtggtagtcgatgTCCAAAGGTGCGGAAGGATCTAACGCTGATCGTGACGGAACAACTAATTCCGGAAacgacaaaagacaaaaatatgagTACCACTGAAGGTTTCAACAAGAATACTtggtacttagtttttaaaatactgtatggctcttttgaaattacattttttaaatatttgccctttatggctctctcagtcgaaaaggttacCGACCCCTGCCGTAGACCCTTGTTTGAATCCCGAGCTAATACTTTAAACCCTGACCGTGGTTTGAAACCTGATTGTGAACCGTGTCTTGAAGCACAAATTTTGGCTTGAAACCCAAAATTCTGCGTGATCTGTGagccatttttttgggtggggtggtGCAACCCCCCACCGCCCACGCCCCCAAATAACGTTGATTGATCGTTTTGACGGAACGCGCTGATCGTAATTGATGAAGTGTTCCAGCGCTAGCTAATGACCTCGCGAGTGGGACGGTCatcaaaaacgtgaaaaaaaaaaactcaaaagagCGCTGCAGAAAAGGGGAAGGTGATGGAGTGGAGGGAGGGTAAAGGATTCCCCCTGGGGGGGTTGACTCACACactaacagcaaaaaaaaaaaaaaaaaaaaaattaaaaaaaaaaaaaacagagcaggGGGCTAAAGATGGGAAACAATGACACATCGCGGATCGTTTTACAAGTTCCACTTAACACCAGTAACAACTTACCAGAAAACCACTCCCAACGTTTTCGAAAGAAGCGCGTGTGGGCGCTTGGGGGATTTCAACTGTTTTTCAGACGGATACTAGTTCCACTATTCCTTTTgatacattacatttttatggaGATAATGAGAGAAAATTATAAAGAAACacctttcattttttcccccaatctgGTGAACCACCGCAGAGTAGCGCCCTCTACTGGTAAGGAGGACTTATTGGTTGTCCGATTTtgtcttaaagggccactgtcatgcctataaacattttaaaatagatatccatccattcatccattttctttgacgcttatcctcacgagggtcgcggggagtgctggttgcctatcccagctgtgcttgggcatgaggtggggtacacctcgaagtggtcgccacccaatcacggagcacatagagacaaacatttgcactcacaatcacacctatgggcaatttagagtgtccaattaatgtcgcatgtttttgggatgtgggaggaaaccggagtgcccggagaaaacccgcgcgggcacggggggaacatgcaaaattcacacaggcagggccgggatcgaacccgggtcatcagaagtgtgagaccaacgctttaccagttgagcccACCGTGTCACCAAAATCGATatggtaatgaaaaatacatacaacattattcacttcaatgtccacacgaaaaaataaatgacacggaagctcttttcgaagaagagaacatctcacaaccgagtgacgtgACCGTGGAAATACAACCCAatcgtttcgaggcatatttaaatgatatgcggatcacttctaactaacaacagactccccgacagtatgcaTGACAGTACGcggcgtactcagccgcgagcgacgacaacgccgtaaagcacacatcgacacatttatgTAGATCTtatgttacgttctgagagaaggattacgccccccccacccccacaccacccgaactattatttttttctttaatagtagctgtatacacacctacccgtcATTTTGAACcgacgaagctctcgtcctttgcacccgtgcgatccatttttcacgacgaaccgggtcttttggaaaagcatgaagagtgaatccatcctcaaaagtgttcgagcaatatccagcgggagtgcccctttgcggccgttagaaaaaaaatgcacaatttttttcctacattgccgcataaaccacaggattgaaagcgtgtgaaaaaaagatgCGGATTggaggctggaaattacggtaggtcAGAATCTGGACTCTTGTTCGTCTGCGCGTGAGCATTTGAGAGTGAGCTGTGACCTACAGCAGCGGCGTTCTCATTTTGCATTTCTCCTTGTCTGATGTACAGTCTGAAATGATCTGGTTAGGAGTTTGGTCAAATGgttggaaataaaacaaaatcttaAATTTGATGAAGGAATGGCGGGGAAAAACTGGTGGCCTAAAGGGTGTTCTCGGCCTCCATCGAGTCATCATTTGTCTGTATCTGTAGGGAGGAGTCGTCTCGCGTGATCAACTTTGACAAGTTTCAACAAGCTCTGCAGGAGTTAGCGCCCAAGAGGTTCAGAGGCAAAAGCCGCGAGGAGGCCGTCACGGCACAAGCCGCGGAGCCGAGGTAAGTCGGAGTCACGGTCAGAAaaagttttttcattttgaacaaGGGATGTTATGTTAGGGGTTTGATTCCTTAAGGGTTAGCATTAAGGTTACAGCATCGggtttagcattagcattgttGTTAGCATGAATAACTTGGAGGTTGGCAACCACAAATAAACCGAAGTGTAGCAAAAGTCACCCTGGTGTGCGGTGGAATTTTCGTTTTGTGCAGAAATTCGTGAAGGCTGGCGTCGTAGACCCCCTGACGGACACGTCGTTGTACACGGGGTCACGAAAGGAACGCTTTGACGAGAGCGAGAAGGCATCGTCAGTACCTCGGGAACGCGTGACGCAAAACTAAAGGCCGACAAATCAGCGCAACACGTGCGCACgccaacaggaagtggaggtgGCCTTCAACTTTGACCCCCCGTCTGTTACCGTGTGCCTGGTAACTTAAGGACGGGAAATATTAAATACTTCCTGTCGTTACTCACGTGTGCGTGTCAGCAGGTAAGCGCATTTCACAACACACCGTTTTCCTTTTgaaataaagtacaaaataatACCTACAAgagacaacaaaaatggaaattcGTCAGCGCTTTGACAGTGGCGgagtcaggattttttttttttctgtgggttCAGAAGATTGCTGTGGTTGGCCACAAAATGAAATCCTTTGCCTTGACCGAAAAGAAGAATTTGCTCCATGAAATCTCGAACCATCTCTTCGCGTTACCGAACAAAagcgccattaaaaaaaaacacacacattcgcTACCATTGACggatttagaagtcaaatattcaTGTTAGGTGAGAAAAGCCGGCAatgaaagagtttttttttttttaatgttacagcccataaaaacaacaaaatctttaataactttttttaaagatttaagaAAAATATCACTCGACTATTGTATATCGTgcggctccttctggtgtgcataCCTTGGTCACTTGGGGGCAGTATGACGCACGATGGTCACGATAGCTCAAGTTGCGGCGATATTAGCATATCCGTCTGTCCatattcttagctgcttatcctcacgagggtcgcagggagtgctggagcctgtcccatctgtcaacgggcaggaggcggggtacaccccgaactggtcgccagccaatcgcagggcacatcgagacaaacagccgcactcacaatcgcacctgtggacaatttagagtgtccaatgcatgcaagtttttgggatgtgggaggaaaccggagtgcccggagaaaacccacgcaggcacggggagaacatgcaaactccgcacaggcggtgccgggatcgaacccaggtcctcagaactgtgatgccaacgctttaccagctgatccactgtgccacccaatattagtgtatatatttttgaatatATATACTGGTAATCATTGGAATACAACAACTGCGATtgcaagttcagggtgtagcccgcttcctgcccgttaacagccgggataggctccagcactccccgtgaccctcgtgaggataagcggctaagaaaatggaatggacTACCACTACTAATAAAACTCATTTCAAGACAGCAATCTTTGGAAATCATTTTATTCCACAATATAACTTTTGTCGCTCTTCCGGGTACAAACATTCGATACAAGATAcgtgtttcaaaaaaatatattttaaatatgagacccaagaaaaatacatataaagatATAAACAATATAGGAAAAGCATGAACAATTTGATTAGTGCTGTGCGTGAtggggtaattttttttcatatatatatatatattttttttttgcgtcttgTCCTTTTAAGGCACGATGGCTGACGACCgagttaaaataatttttatttatttgtattttttttaaagtcaaggctacacacacacacgtcgtcCATATGTGCCGCACGCGGGTGGAGCCGGGCGACCCGCGGGCCGGCCCCCGTTGGCGAGCCGCCGCGCACATTTCCTGTTATTGGCGCTGGAAGTGTCATCGGCGAAAAAAAGGTATTAACGGCTcggcctcccccctccccccgccctcTCTCGCGCACACGCCCCTGATTTTGTTACCTACATGACTTAATGCGTATGAAAGCAAGCGACCCGACGGCCTGGCGCGAAAGTCCGGCCTCTGAAAGCTTTCCGGGAAAATGAGAAACTGGTTACTCATGAGCACAGacgaaaaaaattatatttaaaagtgTTGTAAAATACATGTGATTTCCCCTTTGCTTTGTGTATACtgtaactatttttttaatagatcaacatggatttatttttttttaacggctaGGTAgttattatttcaaaattaaaaaaaaatcaaaccataTTTATATGTCTGTCAATTTGTATGTTATTACAGGGTTGGAACATAATGTCGCACCCCTTTCAATCCCACTCAACGTGGCCGATCGCTGGCAGCGTAACTGTCAATAAATCCAATTTGAAGGAAACTGTACACATTCATACAAGCGTGAAACGTGTCCAACCTGTTTCAATCTGGATCTGATCCAAATGATCCCATTTAACACGGTCAGGGGTTCATATTTCTGTCAAATCGTGTCTAATTTGAACAAAATTGTGCACGTTCATGCAGGATTTACACATAATCTGTATCAAGATGGATCCCATCCAGGTCAGCCATTTAACAAAGTTATGTGTGTTtatatttgtgtaaaaccatatTCAATCTGGATCCATTCCGGGCAACGCTCGTGAAAATGGTAAGatgtttatacagtatttttgtccAAATATGAAATTTGACTGAAATTGTACACCTCTGTTGTGTTGTTTATGTCTGTAAATTTTTATGTGACGGAAAtcaaatttgatgtttttgcaGGTTCAACATTTGTAATAACAAACCAGATTCAATCCACATCATTGTATCCGTTTTACAAAGAGTGGTTTGCATCTGTTCAACTCATAAATGACTGAAAATTGAACGTTTGTGCAGGATCAAACCAGGTTCTCATATCGTGCAATTTCAATTGAACATGGAACCCtccatttaatatttaatcaCCTGAAATTATGCTGCATCTTTTATTTTCGTCTGAGGGTGGCTGTTACATTTTGTATCGGTAATTCTCATTTGCGCTATTTCGGCACGAGACGATGTTTGTACATGGAGCAtaatatgcccccccccccctccatgtcTTCTTCATCGCCGTCCGGTGggcacttcctgtttgcgaGCGCTCCTATTCTATGAATTATAAGGTAAAGTATGggaaatgtacagtatgccGCGCGGAAAGACAGACATTGGCTGCGTGGTAACGGCGGATGCTTAGAAGGCGTACGCTCCGACGATGATGGTGAGCCTCAGCACGGAGCTGGAGCGGTAGTTCATGGTCAGGTGGTGCGTGATCATCTCCAGGTCCACCACGTACTCCCTGGGGCCCGACAGAGGCTTGGTGAGCACCAGCATGGCGCTCACGTTGCTGGAACGCTGCGGCGGCAAGGCGTCGGTCAATTACCTCGGGATGACCATTCGGAGTTTGACCGACGATGAATCGAATCCGATCCGTATTTTCCTCTTAGCGAACGTGGTGGCACCTTGACTTTCGAGCTCGATCCATTCGGTGATCGAGTTCATCAGTCAATTTACCGTTAACTGATTGACGCTCATTAAATTGAGTCAATCTTCTCAATCGCAATgaatttcggcttgtcccgttagggcatCTCAGATGGGACAGTTTTACGCCCAACGGCCTTCCCGACACAACCCATCTGGATTTAGCTTGGGAGAGAAGGCGATCTCCCATCCGAGTCCTAACCAGGACCAaaaccgcttagcttccgagatccgaCGAGATCCGGCGTTCTCAGGGTGTCACTAGGCTACGGGCTCTTCAAATCACACCACCACACCACACCGCGTCCAACAAATAAAATCCCGGCATAACTCTCGAACTTACCCGGAGGAAGAAGTCCCCCGCCTCATTCCCGGCTTTGATCCGGAAGGTGTTCTGCGTGTTGACGTAGGTGCTGGTGGCCTGGATCTGGAAGATGTCGGCGGGCACGGGGCGCTCGGCCTGGATGCTCATGTACTTGTAGACGATGGACGGCGGCAGGCCTTGGCACTCGGCCTGAGAGCGGCAGATGCACCGGCTGCAAAAATGCCCGGCTTTTAACCGACGGCGCAACAACGACGGACCCGGAACGAGCGGGTGTGCGTTGTGCGTACTTTTCCGAGGATTGGGTGTAGGGCGCCTCGCAGGGGTTTCTGGGGTAGCAGCGGAAACCGCCGTAGTAGTTCCAGCACATCTCATCGTCTTGGCAGTTGTGCGTGCCTGTCTCGCACTCGTTCACGTCTGCTCGTGcgacacaacaaacaaaacaaacgtcgCGGCGTTAAAACAGAGCTACGGAAGGAAGCCTCCGGATTTGGATTACGAACGTGATCCATTTGGAAAGATAGGCATCAAGGTCCTTGTATCATTTTGTTCCTATTCTAAACTACTTctacttccgagtttacctgacaccgcctcccctcctctcttaaagcgctacactcataattacaaacagaacacatacCCGCAGCTTTacatccgcgggcatgactgaccacacccgtacatttttcaaacgtgagtgactgatgTCTATACGGACGTGCACacattaatacatttaataatgaTGAGTGTAATGTATCCTAATGTTTCATGATTTCGTCATATTGTTCAATAAATTATGACTCCGGGGTGCTCTCGATGATGTACGTGGCACAGGGTTCCCGTTTCTACGTTTGTATAATGCGACGTGAGTTCTGTGCTAAGTTCCCACTGAAGTCCCAGGATCGCCGCCGAGGAGTCCAGTGAGGGGAATCCTGCTCGGCTGACGCCAGTTATGCAAAAGGTCATCCGGGGCAGGGGcgtgaaaaaaaatagcccgGTCACAGGTAGCCCAAAACCGCAGGTCTATTTGTGGCACAGTGACGCGGATTCAGCGCTTCCCCTCGCACAAGCGGCAGGATTCATGGGCGCCCCCAGAGTGGCGTGCACCTGACCGAGGCAGCGGGGGCCAAAGCATAACATCAAATAAATCCACTTCAAAAACTAACAcggcgcgtgtgtgtgcgaatTCACTGAGGCGGCTTCGAGGGGAAACCGCTCTGTTGATGTGTTGGTGGCTTCGAGTGCGGCCCGAGAGGGAAGGCTCAGTTCTGACGCCGAGATCGGCATAATAACCGATTCATCATGTGATGTGAATTCTGTCTGATTGTGGTAAGACTGTACAAATGGTACAAGTTTTACATGAACGTTTTAATGATGATGTTATACATTACCATCATTGAAAAGGAAGAAAAGTTGGAAGTTTGTGTTTATCTTTCGTGGTTCGACTGTATTTAAGCAGCCTTTACATGAACTCCGTCTAATAACAGTCCCTCCTCGGCAGAGGTAATTAAGACAATGAAGGCCTAGAACTCTCCGACCACTGGGCCAAGGTGCTGGTACCGGAGTGAAAGTGAccaaaatgacttcaaatacttggggtcaacaatccagagcaatggtgagtgtggtaaggaagtgaagaaacaggtccaagcggggttggaacagctgccggaaggtgtctggtgttctatgcggcagaagagtctccgctaggatgaagggcaaagtctataaaacagcggtgaggccgcccatgatgCACGGATCagagagggtggcactgaagaaacaacaggaagcggaactggaggtggcagaaatgaagatgttgaggttctcgttggataagattagaaatgagctcattcgagggacagccaaagttggatgttttggagacgaggtccgagagagcagacgtcgatggtttgggcatgtccagaggcgagagagtgaggaaattggtaggagaatggcaaggatggagctaccggggaagagagggagaggaagaccaaagaaaagcttgatggatgttgtgagggaggacatgaggactgtttggtgttggagaggaagatgcgcgagACAGACTtggattgaaaaagatgacgcgccgtggcgacccctaacgggacaagccgaaaggaaaagaagaagaagaagaagaagaagaagtgagagtgaccaaaaacaaattacttgGGAAGATTAAACCTCCCGTTATCCCACGATGGGACTGGATCGTTGAAGAGAAACAAGTAGTTCCAATAACTTCCTTCAACACAATGATGAGTTGTGTTGTGCGTCAATATACAGTTAGAgtacaaaatattgttttaggtGACATAGTACACCTCACAACTCGGGTTTCTTAGGCCCAATCGCTGTTCTGAGGCAGCTCTGTTCACTGCGACAAATTAGATCCGCCTGAACGCACATGCAGGCAAAGTCTCACTCGTGGTTCTACCGGTCCTGTATGGTGTGCTTGTCGACCAGGTGATCTTGTTACAAAGGTTGAAACGCAAAGTACGAATCTCTTGTACTGCTCTGACCGAGATTGAGTTTGATCTCCAGGACAAAATGTACTTTGTTGAAATCAGTTATTGTGTCTGAGACCGAATGGCTATGACCTGTGGTGTTACCCAAGGGTCAATACTGGTACCCGTACTGTTCCACCCGTACAAGTATCCTACCACAACTGATGATACTTGGGTCTACACATGACTGACGGCGTGAGAACACGGGTCTGTACATTCACTGCTACTGCATCAAacagggttaggttagggtggAACAGTGCAAAACTCTGGCTAGCCTCAAAACtgaaaacccacaaaaacaaaGTGTCATCTGTCACTTTAATACTCTCTAAAACCGAATAATCAAGTTAGAAACCAGgatgttttattaaaaacatcagctgatttttaccattaaaataaaacaactcaTTTGTTCACGTTTTTTGCTAAAGCAAACGGTTGAGGGTATACCCTGCTCCACGCCCATAAcctgctgggatagactccagcacactcgtgacccttgtgcggataagcagtacggaaaatAGATGTAGCGTAAAAAAGGTTGGCAATCACAGTACTAAGAAGTACCTTGACACAACCGGTTGCCCTGTAGCTGGTATCCTTCAGGGCACTCGCACGAGTAACTCCCCGGACTGTTGATGCACTGGTACTGACACATGTAGCTGGAGAAGCTGCATTCGTTGATGTCTGCGCAGGAAACAAGAATATGTCAATGAACTCGCTATACACGTCTCGCAAATATTTACGGATACGAATTTTTGATTGGACTGAAAATCCACTACaacctttacaggtgaactGCGCAAAACGTCCCGGAGCATTGAACAGTGagacatgtaccgtaatttctggcctacaagccgcgatttttttcacacactttcaaccctgcgttttaatgcggtgatgcggctaatttgtgcatttatttttttctaacggtgcAAGGTGGCACTTGAGCGGAAGAGGTAAgaaagagaccggtggaatatatgtgctgaggaagtgagttttacagcccctgttagtgctgcgctagcgttagcgctgtgctagcgtgttgctgctgtgttactggtgtggctcagtgatatttaccggtaagttttattttaaccggccctgttaatgtTAGCGCTAGCGCGGAGCAAGCattggcgctagcgttagcgctgtgcgagcgtgttgctgctgtgttactggtgtggctcagtgatatttaccggtaagttttattttaaccggccctgttagtgttagcgctagtgCGGGGCtagattagcattagcgctagcgttagcactagcgttagcaggagcgcggcactagcgttagcattgtgCTAGCGTGATGCTGCTGTCTTACTGGCATTtcccagtgatatttaccgttaagttttattttaaccacccctgttagcattagcactagcgcggggctagcattagtgttagcactagcgctgcgctagcgggactactagcgttagcgcgtcgctagcattaaactcttttctttgtacggtctttctttgtaaatatctcgttttcaCTTTAATTTTAAAAGTTTACAAATGTTCGAATGAAGTTCACCTGGAAAGGTTGTACCCGATATTAGGTTCATCTTGAGATTTCGCCGCAAATCCCGATACGTCGTGGATACAGTATTACACGGTATGCGATGTTGGGCGATTAGAGTACCTTGGCAGGAAACCAAGTCCGGGGCCAGCTCGTGGCCCTGGTCGCACTGGCACAAGAAGGAGCCAATCAGGTTGTAGCAGTGGTGCTGACAGGGATTCTGCGTGTCGCATTCGTTGACATCTAACAACGTGACACAATGCAACGTGCGACATTAATACAACGGGCAGATAATTATATGAAACGTGAACTACGTCGGGTTGCAGTCTGCCAGCAGGAGGATTTTTTCTCCAATCTGCTTTCTGCATATTGAATAAATACGCTGAATACATCGGCTAAATATGCTTAAAGTATTCACTAAGATTGTTCATAACGTACATACACGTTGCTATTTTAATACTTTTCCTTGACATAGGAGAAAAGACCACTTTTATCAAATTTATGACCTCTTATTTTACTAAATATGACCACTACTAATGCAAAATAAAGTTAAATGCTTCACAGTTTCAGCAATTTTTGTTACTCCAGAAAATGGCTAAAATTcagttttgtgcaaaaaaatatctACAACACCTgatattaacaacaacaaaatgaagtttggagacatttttttaaatgtatcaaaataataataataaaaagatcaCATGTTCATGTACTGTAGTACTATTTTAAaggtttgtctatttttttttatttgagttacaattaatacaaaaataaataaaattcactatcagctgttttcaaacaaagtgaTATTTACAAGCTGTAAATATTACAAGTCGGTTTAGAGCATTTTGGCTGATCTTTATATTAATAAATATTGAGTTCTTTGAAAATGTAAGTGTCACActttttgcaaaagaaaaagtggaatCTCACTcttctgcagaaaaaaaagtggaattaGGAGAAGAACTTGAGTTGGCCATAAAAAGTGGATgcaaattttctttttgtgaataatttttgcttttaggacaaaaaaaaaaaaaaaagacagctataaaaatatgaaacgtGGCCCGGAGCAACGTTGATTCAATGAAACatcagtggctttttttttttgtttgtttacacgcCGTTGCTCATTCACTCCCTGCACTTTGTCATCTTTTCTCCCGACTGCGATTTCTCTTCATCCCATATTTATCATACACATCGTACTCTGTTGGCGCGTGACGTATCTAAACTCGTCTGACTTCCAACTTGTCGGCTTCACTCTCTCCCTTATCACCGACGCGACAGGCTGAGATTCGCAGCCTCATTTTTATCTTCAACGTAAAAGCTGTGCTGACTTTCACACCTAAGCGCCGCAGCGCCGCCATCTACTGGCCTCCCTTTGTCACCACCCTTCTACTCAAGCTCGACTTCCACTGCCAAGCCGGGCGAGACCCTCTCCCACGCCTTCCTGCTGAAAAACGTCCTTTCCCAGTAAGTGAGTGGATTCCAGTTGAGAGCCACTGGTGCCTGATAATTTACCGAATGATATTTCCCGACTGGGTCCACGACGATTCAAATCGCGATGTGTGGTCTTGTCTCCTCCTTCCCGCAAGCTTCACGACATAAGCCGCGGCGATCGCTATTAACGACTCGCGCGGTCCGCTCGGCCGCGTACCGTCGGCTGCTTTTACGACTCCTGAACGCCCTCCGCGTGACTTACCGACGCAGCTGTGGTTGTTGGTGGCCAACTGGTGACCGGCATTGCACTCGCAGTAGTACGAGCCCCGAGTGTTCACGCACGTGTGCATGCAGTAGTGGGACATTGCGCACTCGTCCCTGTCTGCAgagaggcacacacacacacacacacacacacacacacacacaggcactaTTTCAACGGATCTTTTGAGTCCATCTCTCTTACATTCTGTCATTCGTGAGGGCATgtcggt
This genomic window contains:
- the efemp1 gene encoding EGF-containing fibulin-like extracellular matrix protein 2 isoform X3 — its product is MHSPPLVFIPNAVPLAHHPRQTNTSAVSELFFFFFVIILRSPVTVNMLWICVGLLAALSPFVVPQEVQEPVSYSCTEGYEFDSLREQCKDIDECALLDDACKGGMQCINHYGGYLCLPKSAIIVITKDGEEVTPQEPPAPVPAVPPGQPQQPARVFPGARLPHGGRMTVRCSAGFAADEQNVCRDVNECDTQNPCQHHCYNLIGSFLCQCDQGHELAPDLVSCQDINECSFSSYMCQYQCINSPGSYSCECPEGYQLQGNRLCQDVNECETGTHNCQDDEMCWNYYGGFRCYPRNPCEAPYTQSSENRCICRSQAECQGLPPSIVYKYMSIQAERPVPADIFQIQATSTYVNTQNTFRIKAGNEAGDFFLRRSSNVSAMLVLTKPLSGPREYVVDLEMITHHLTMNYRSSSVLRLTIIVGAYAF
- the efemp1 gene encoding EGF-containing fibulin-like extracellular matrix protein 1 isoform X1 — translated: MHSPPLVFIPNAVPLAHHPRQTNTSAVSELFFFFFVIILRSPVTVNMLWICVGLLAALSPFVVPQEVQEPVSYSCTEGYEFDSLREQCKDIDECALLDDACKGGMQCINHYGGYLCLPKSAIIVITKDGEEVTPQEPPAPVPAVPPGQPQQPARVFPGARLPHGGRMTVRCSAGFAADEQNVCRDVDECATSRYTCGPEQTCFNTRGSYTCQCPAGYQRNRDQCVDRDECAMSHYCMHTCVNTRGSYYCECNAGHQLATNNHSCVDVNECDTQNPCQHHCYNLIGSFLCQCDQGHELAPDLVSCQDINECSFSSYMCQYQCINSPGSYSCECPEGYQLQGNRLCQDVNECETGTHNCQDDEMCWNYYGGFRCYPRNPCEAPYTQSSENRCICRSQAECQGLPPSIVYKYMSIQAERPVPADIFQIQATSTYVNTQNTFRIKAGNEAGDFFLRRSSNVSAMLVLTKPLSGPREYVVDLEMITHHLTMNYRSSSVLRLTIIVGAYAF
- the efemp1 gene encoding EGF-containing fibulin-like extracellular matrix protein 1 isoform X2 gives rise to the protein MHSPPLVFIPNAVPLAHHPRQTNTSAVSELFFFFFVIILRSPVTVNMLWICVGLLAALSPFVVPQEVQEPVSYSCTEGYEFDSLREQCKDIDECALLDDACKGGMQCINHYGGYLCLPKSAIIVITKDGEEVTPQEPPAPVPAVPPGQPQQPARVFPGARLPHGGRMTVRCSAGFAADEQNVCRDRDECAMSHYCMHTCVNTRGSYYCECNAGHQLATNNHSCVDVNECDTQNPCQHHCYNLIGSFLCQCDQGHELAPDLVSCQDINECSFSSYMCQYQCINSPGSYSCECPEGYQLQGNRLCQDVNECETGTHNCQDDEMCWNYYGGFRCYPRNPCEAPYTQSSENRCICRSQAECQGLPPSIVYKYMSIQAERPVPADIFQIQATSTYVNTQNTFRIKAGNEAGDFFLRRSSNVSAMLVLTKPLSGPREYVVDLEMITHHLTMNYRSSSVLRLTIIVGAYAF